A genomic segment from Acidimicrobiales bacterium encodes:
- a CDS encoding thiamine pyrophosphate-dependent enzyme, with amino-acid sequence MRDALGAELVDALLGAPQRSESELAAQRARIATLRRRLATLDSPAADDLASVADHLLRRSVWIVGGDGWAYDIGAGGLDHVLASGRDVNVLVLDTEVYSNTGGQASKATPLGAVAKFAAAGKTVEKKDLALQAIAYGSVYVARVAMGADPQQTLTALREAEAYDGPSLVIAYSHCIAHGIDMRDGLAQQYRATASGYWPLIRYDPLLRSAGANPFLLDSPRPRIPLSDYTRRELRYSMLAGTDPAEAERLGSLAQAAVLQRWAVYEEMATRPAGRFPADARKQR; translated from the coding sequence CTGCGCGACGCGCTCGGCGCCGAGCTCGTCGACGCCCTGCTCGGCGCGCCCCAGCGGAGCGAGTCCGAGCTCGCCGCCCAGCGGGCGCGCATCGCGACCCTGCGCCGGCGCCTCGCAACGCTCGACTCGCCCGCGGCCGACGACCTCGCGAGCGTCGCCGACCACCTGCTGCGGCGCAGCGTCTGGATCGTCGGCGGGGACGGCTGGGCCTACGACATCGGGGCTGGCGGCCTCGACCACGTGCTCGCGAGCGGCAGGGACGTGAACGTGCTGGTCCTCGATACCGAGGTGTACTCGAACACCGGCGGCCAGGCGTCGAAGGCCACGCCGCTCGGCGCCGTGGCGAAGTTCGCCGCGGCCGGCAAGACCGTCGAGAAGAAGGACCTCGCCCTGCAGGCGATCGCCTACGGCAGCGTCTACGTCGCCCGTGTCGCGATGGGCGCCGACCCCCAGCAGACGCTCACCGCGCTGCGCGAGGCCGAGGCCTACGACGGCCCGTCGCTCGTCATCGCCTACAGCCACTGCATCGCGCACGGCATCGACATGCGAGACGGCCTCGCCCAGCAGTACCGGGCGACGGCGAGCGGCTACTGGCCGCTCATCCGCTACGACCCCCTGCTGCGCAGCGCCGGGGCGAACCCCTTCCTCCTCGACTCGCCGCGGCCGAGGATCCCGCTCTCGGACTACACACGCCGCGAGCTGCGCTACTCGATGCTCGCCGGGACCGACCCGGCCGAGGCCGAGCGTCTCGGGTCCCTGGCGCAGGCGGCGGTGCTGCAGCGCTGGGCTGTCTACGAGGAGATGGCGACGCGTCCCGCGGGGAGGTTCCCCGCCGACGCCCGCAAGCAGCGGTGA
- a CDS encoding MFS transporter: protein MERARPVGPADPGGDSQAPGSGPALPQDDAVSWRHVVAALRVRSFAWYWASQLLSGLGSWSQTVAQAWLVLELARTPSRAGVWLGTVTLLQFLPLLAFAPLGGVVADRLPRRRLLVATQSASAGQAVALGALVATGAVRLWEVGVLAFALGTTNALNNPAQQAFVPELVGRRLVADAVALNSVQFNSARMLGGALGGVAVAAWGVPGALFLNAASFLPAIAVLGVIRPAHSPPRRGRPAASMLAELRDGWRFACSSGPIRRVVLVFGAASLFGLNWQVVMPLVARFLVHRQVTGFGDLMAAFGAGSLLAALLLARDRRASERRLVEGALALGAALALVGLSRSYLASLLLVAGGGVASIVVTITANTRLQLLAPDHLRGRVMGIYVLLMGGTTPVGGFLLGEVAGRLGVRPGIVAFGVVTAASVAAAALATRRRAARDSRGEAPPPEGHRGGWPEGGSPAACAGAADLGPASRPPSLALGCPEGVARR from the coding sequence GTGGAGCGCGCGCGACCGGTCGGCCCGGCCGACCCCGGGGGCGACTCGCAGGCGCCGGGCAGCGGGCCTGCGCTGCCGCAGGACGACGCGGTCTCCTGGCGCCACGTCGTCGCGGCGCTGCGCGTCCGCAGCTTTGCCTGGTACTGGGCGAGCCAGCTCCTCTCCGGCCTCGGCAGCTGGTCCCAGACGGTCGCCCAGGCGTGGCTCGTGCTCGAGCTCGCCCGCACGCCCTCGCGCGCTGGCGTGTGGCTCGGCACGGTCACCCTCCTGCAGTTCCTCCCGCTGCTCGCCTTCGCTCCGCTCGGTGGCGTCGTCGCCGACCGCCTCCCGCGCCGCCGGCTGCTCGTCGCGACCCAGAGCGCGTCTGCCGGGCAGGCCGTTGCGCTCGGCGCGCTGGTGGCCACCGGCGCGGTCCGGCTCTGGGAGGTCGGGGTGCTGGCGTTCGCGCTCGGCACGACGAACGCGCTCAACAACCCGGCCCAGCAGGCCTTCGTCCCGGAGCTCGTCGGGCGGCGCCTCGTCGCCGACGCCGTGGCGCTCAACAGCGTGCAGTTCAACTCGGCCCGCATGCTCGGCGGCGCGCTCGGCGGCGTGGCGGTCGCCGCGTGGGGCGTGCCCGGTGCGCTCTTCCTCAACGCGGCGAGCTTCCTTCCCGCCATCGCCGTGCTCGGCGTCATCCGCCCCGCCCACAGCCCGCCGCGGCGCGGCCGGCCGGCTGCGTCGATGCTCGCAGAGCTGCGCGACGGCTGGCGTTTTGCCTGCTCCTCGGGGCCGATCCGCCGGGTCGTGCTCGTCTTCGGCGCCGCCAGCCTCTTCGGGTTGAACTGGCAGGTGGTGATGCCGCTCGTCGCCCGCTTCCTCGTGCACCGCCAGGTGACCGGCTTCGGCGACCTCATGGCGGCGTTCGGTGCCGGCTCGCTCCTCGCGGCGCTGCTCCTCGCCCGTGACCGCCGGGCGAGCGAGCGCCGCCTCGTCGAGGGGGCGCTCGCGCTCGGGGCTGCGCTCGCGCTCGTCGGCCTGTCGCGCTCGTACCTCGCCAGCTTGCTCCTCGTCGCGGGCGGTGGCGTCGCGAGCATCGTCGTGACGATCACGGCGAACACGCGCCTGCAGCTGCTCGCACCCGACCACCTGCGCGGGCGCGTGATGGGCATCTACGTGCTCCTCATGGGTGGGACGACGCCGGTCGGGGGGTTCCTGCTCGGCGAGGTCGCCGGCCGCCTCGGCGTCCGGCCCGGCATCGTCGCCTTCGGCGTCGTGACGGCTGCGAGCGTCGCGGCCGCTGCGCTGGCGACGCGCCGACGCGCCGCTCGCGACTCCCGGGGCGAGGCGCCGCCCCCCGAGGGCCACCGGGGGGGCTGGCCCGAAGGGGGGAGCCCGGCGGCGTGCGCCGGAGCGGCCGACCTGGGCCCGGCGAGCCGGCCGCCCTCCCTGGCCCTCGGCTGCCCCGAGGGTGTGGCACGCCGGTGA
- a CDS encoding dihydroorotate dehydrogenase-like protein, translating to MTDLRTTYLGLELAHPLVASPSPLSYTLEGIRRLADAGVSAIVLHSLFEEEVRAQSDRQARLVEAGSESFAESLTYFPAVPGADAGPRQYLSLLERARASIPIPVIGSLNGVTTGGWTAAARQLQDAGASAIELNLYSAPVGPEVTGRAVEERHVEVLGLVKASVGVPVAVKMSPYYSSVGEMARRFVEAGADGLVLFNRFLHPDIDPESFALVPGIGLSTPAEGRLARTWIALLRRRLDVALAATTGVEGPEDLARYLLAGADVVMSTSALLRHGLDHVAVLLEGLRAWMARKGFGRLEQLRGLLAAPAGVGDAGARADYVAAMQAANASTTGPW from the coding sequence GTGACGGACCTTCGCACGACCTACCTCGGCCTCGAGCTCGCGCACCCGCTCGTCGCCTCGCCGTCGCCGCTCTCGTACACCCTCGAGGGGATCCGCCGACTGGCCGACGCCGGGGTCAGTGCGATCGTGCTGCACTCGCTGTTCGAGGAGGAGGTCCGCGCGCAGAGCGATCGCCAGGCGCGCCTCGTCGAGGCGGGCAGCGAGAGCTTCGCCGAGTCGCTCACCTACTTCCCGGCGGTCCCCGGTGCCGACGCTGGTCCCCGCCAGTACCTGAGCCTGCTCGAGCGGGCCCGGGCGAGCATCCCGATCCCGGTGATCGGGTCGCTCAACGGCGTCACGACGGGGGGCTGGACCGCCGCCGCGCGCCAGCTGCAGGACGCGGGGGCGTCGGCGATCGAGCTCAACCTCTACTCGGCGCCGGTCGGCCCCGAGGTCACCGGACGCGCCGTCGAGGAGCGCCACGTCGAGGTCCTCGGCCTCGTCAAGGCCTCGGTCGGCGTGCCGGTGGCGGTGAAGATGAGCCCCTACTACAGCTCCGTCGGCGAGATGGCGCGCCGCTTCGTCGAGGCCGGGGCCGACGGGCTGGTGCTCTTCAACCGCTTCCTGCATCCCGACATCGACCCGGAGTCCTTCGCGCTGGTGCCTGGGATCGGGCTGTCCACGCCGGCGGAGGGACGCCTCGCGCGCACGTGGATCGCGCTGCTGCGCCGGCGACTGGACGTCGCGCTCGCCGCGACGACCGGTGTCGAAGGCCCCGAGGACCTCGCTCGCTACCTGCTCGCCGGGGCGGACGTCGTCATGAGCACGTCGGCCCTGCTGCGGCACGGCCTCGATCACGTGGCGGTCCTGCTCGAGGGCCTGCGCGCCTGGATGGCGCGCAAGGGCTTCGGCCGCCTCGAGCAGCTGCGCGGCCTGCTCGCCGCGCCGGCGGGCGTCGGCGACGCCGGCGCCCGTGCCGACTACGTCGCTGCGATGCAGGCCGCGAACGCGAGCACCACCGGACCGTGGTGA